The genomic segment CTCGATTTCCTCTTTGACGTTCTGGCCGGACGGCTGGTCGGCACCTGCGATCACGTACAGGAGGTCTCGTTGGAAGCCGGTGAGGTCGTCCATCTCACGAGAGTATTCAACGATGCTGTATATGGGTTCTTTGCACGCTGAATTGTATGTTTGTGCGCTGTGAAAGTATAATAATGGATATTTTGATGAGATAATATCCAAATCCCCGTTCAATATCTTCTCTGGATCTCATTGAGAGTGGAATCGGAACTACCCTGTAGAATACCTTAGGTAGAGTCCACTACAGCTTATCCACTTTCAAAGAGATCTGAGACATACTCTGCTTCCCAGTCGCGTCGGGCTTCGATTTCCCGTGTTCCCCGCCGCGTTATCGAGTACACGTTTGTCCGGCGATCGATCTTCCCCTTCTCAACAAGCCCTTTGTCGACGAGCGTATCGAGGTTCGGGTAGAGCCGGCCGTGGTGAATCTCTTTCTCGTAGTAGCCCTCGAGTTCATCCTTGATCGCGAGACCGTGTGGTTCGTCCAGTCCCGCAATAGCGTACAATAGGTCGCGCTGGAAGCCGGTCAAGTCGTACATGTCATAACCCTGGGCTATCAATAACTTAAATATAGGGGGTCTCAAACCCCATCAAACATGAACAATCGTGTTTAATTTGTCAGCGATTAGTAATCCTTTTCCGGCAGACTGTTGCAGTGAAGACCGTGAGAGAGATGGACATGCAGGTAAGCAAAAACGACTCTCCAACGAAAACGACCGTATCTGGCACTGGTGAATGGGAGCGGGATACCGAGAACACGCTTGTCTATGCAGTTGTCTCGGCAGTTGCAGAAGCAGAGGGAACTGACCCTGTCGAACTGCCGCCACTCTATGAGGCAATCCATCCTGAAGCACTGAACGACCTCTTCACCTCCTGATCTAAACCTGCTATCGATCAGGTTACGTTCCAATATGCCGGGTATGACGTCGCCGTGCATGGGAGCGGCGATGTCCAGATCCAGTCCGTCCCTGAAGCCTGATTGCAGCGTTTTCTTAGCATCACCGCACAGACTAATGTGCGTCCCGCGATTCGATTGCACCCCTTCGAAGAGGGGATACAATTAAGCATCATAGCCCTGAGGATTACATATACAGGTGAATTGATGGATGTCCCTGGCCACCGATCCGCGTCCACCACTTCCCGACTGGATTACAGACGCATATACCGTGCTGTCAGCACATATCACAGATTCAGAGACCAGTGACAGCCAAGGCCAGACTCCGTCTATCAACCGAAAGCAAGCAGTAGACGTATTATGCATATCCGACAAACTGGGACTTGAACGGGCAGATGCCGAACATGCGATCACCCGACTACTCGACCGCGGGTACCTCTACGAGGTTGGTACTGAGCTTCGGGTGACCACTCCCGCTGAAGAGAGATAACAACTTATTTTTCTTCGATTCCTACGCGTCTGAAACGCGCTATTGGTCATGAGCAAGCAGACCATCGGTATCGACTCGATCCGGACAAAATGGATCTTCTCCGCCGCCCACTGCTTGATGCGGTCCACGACAGGCGGCGGTAACGTCGTAGCACCGTCGCTGTCAAGCATAGACTGGCCCAGCTCTGTGAATCGAGAATCAGTATCGTAGACGGGCCGGTGCCTCGTGATCACGAGAGAATCCTGATCCGACCATTCTCCCCAGTAGATGAGATCGCCTCGGGTCACGGCATCGAACGCAGTTGACGACACGGTCGGCGGGAACGTTCCGACGGCTGGATTCTCCACATCTCGTTCGAGGAGGCCGATCAAGTACGGATCCTCTATCTTCATACCACGAAACACGGTGACAACCTACATAGTTCCATAAGAGAAAGAGCAAAACTACGGCTTCGAATGTCGCTCCTCAGTCTGGAGATCTCGGATCGTCGCGTACGGCTCATGCGGCTGCAGAGACGCTCCACTGTACTCGATAAACCCGTCACACCAGAGGCAGACACTGAACGAGATCGGTAGCCCGGTCGAATCATATGTGGATTGGAAAACCGGTGTCTCCGCGTCACAGTACGGACACACCATGAGTTCGGCGCCATCATCAACCATCTGCTTCCCGACACCGTGGTTGAGCGTGTACCAGCGGACCACGTTCTGAACGAGCCCCATGAGCCCTCAGTAATCCTACGGGACGTGCAGCCGTAGTCCTTTGGGTCGTGCTACCAATAGTCATGAACGCGACTGGGGAAAATAATACTCACGCCGTGGGTTTGGCCTCCTGCTGTGCTTCCACGATCGTCTTCAAGTTCTCAAGAGTGGTTTTGCGTTCTCGCTCGTTGTACTTCTTCGCCACCGGAGCGAGTACCTTGTTCAGGACACTCTGTGGATGTTCGAACTCCAATACAGCCGAAACACGTGTCCCCCCTCCCCAATCAACTATCTAGTCAATCAGATCAGTTATTGGGGGTACCTTCGATCCAGTCTGTCCCGGTCGTGGCTTCCAAGTTCTCCAGAAAGCGTTCTAGGAGGGTGATCCCACCCTCTGCCGATCGTGGTGGTGAATCGAGAACCTCAATGGCGATCAGTTCAGCGGTTTTCAGGTCTCCTTCCTTCACCTTGATATCGAGAACCGCGTTCCTGAAGATAATAAACATCCGTGTCGCATCAACGATGAGATGATCAGATCCCAGCAAATCAAGTGCCGCGCGGAAATCGATGGGTGAGGTCAGTTGGTAGGACGCCGATGGTCCATCTCTCATTACTGATAAAATCGAGCTGATCATATAAGAGTGTCTGGGTGGCCCTGAATCGGCATTGCCGCCAGTATAATACTGTGAAGCAGAGAAGTAGTCGATAGGAGGGGATCAGTGATGGCATACAACCCTGGTGAGTACGTGATCGATTGGGACGACGATGATCCCGATCTCGCGGTTGTGGTACACAGCCCGGATATGACCATCGGTGAGTGCGCGGTGACCGATTCAGATGGCGGACAGCGGACAGTAGCAGCGGATAATCCCGAGTACGATGAGGATGAGAACGCCGTCGTGATCGCATTTGTCGAGTCGGGCCTGGCAGAACACTGGCCTGAGTGGGAGGATGCGAATCCGGACGTACTGTATACTGGTGTGCAGGAGCACAATGTGAAGCAGTATACGTTCCCGGAATCGCGGCTCGTGCAACTCAACGACGACCAGGCAACCCTCCTCCAGCAGGAAGACACCGGAGTTGTCGCACTGAAGCCGCTTCAGGAGAAACTGGAGCACGCGGACTGGAAGACTGATTTAGACAATGATATGTTGGTCGTTGAGAAGAGCGATGAGCAGTACCGCATCTATCTCGCCGGTGACGTTGAGGGTGACGGACCCGCGCGAACACCGTTAGAGAATATCGTCACACAATACCTCATGTGACGTCTCCCGGTCAACCAATGCCACGTTGATACTCAGCCACACCAAAGGAAGCGTTTCGTCCTACGACAGCGCTCGTTCTCGGAGGATCCCTCACTCCAAGAGACCGAGATCGCGGAGTTTCGCTGCAACGGTCTCAATCGCGTGTTCGGCGTCTTTCGGACGTGTTCCCCCGGTGATTATCAGTTTCCCGCTGCCGAAGAGCAAGACCACCACGTCTAGGTCATCAGCCCGGTACACCAGTCCGGGGAACTGTTCCGGCTCATACTCCACCTCCTCTAACCCGAGGCCGATCGCGATTGCATTCAGATTCAACTGGAAGCCAAGATCTCCACTGGAGACAATATTCTGGACAGTCAGATCCGGCTCGTTCGGTACGTTAAGACCCAGTCCTCTCAGTTCCTCGAAGGTCTGCTCAATGGCAGCAGTCACGGCAGATACTGACGATGCGCCGGTGCACACCAGTTTTCCAGAGCGGAAGATCAGGGATGCAGCCTGTGGCTGTTGCGTCCGGTAGACCAAGCCTGGAAACTGGTCAGGGTTGAACCGGACGCCGTCAAGGTCGTCCGCGAGCGTGTCCAGATCCAGTTCCTGCCCGAGACTGGTTGAGGCCACCACATTCTCAGTCGAGAGCGAGTCCGTGAGCGACGACATTCAAGCTGAAGTACCGTATGCGGAGCGAATATAGCTGGTGGCATTCTGCCTAGAGTGTGCCCGAAGGAAGCACAGATACCAGTGAGACAGCTAGTAGTGCATGTCTTGATCTGCTATCCGGAAATCGGCTCAGACCACCCAGACACTCGCCAATTCCCGGGCACAACGCCGGCGACAAGACAGATACTTCCTCCTCATCCATCAGATCCGCTCGCGAAGGATATACCGCGTCCTCAAGCACACTCAGACTTCGTCATCGTCGAGTGGCTCGAGCCGAAACTCGATTGTCAGTTCTGATAGATCCGCAAGCCTCCTGCCGAA from the Natronococcus sp. AD-5 genome contains:
- a CDS encoding PadR family transcriptional regulator, which translates into the protein MYDLTGFQRDLLYAIAGLDEPHGLAIKDELEGYYEKEIHHGRLYPNLDTLVDKGLVEKGKIDRRTNVYSITRRGTREIEARRDWEAEYVSDLFESG
- a CDS encoding HalOD1 output domain-containing protein; this encodes MDMQVSKNDSPTKTTVSGTGEWERDTENTLVYAVVSAVAEAEGTDPVELPPLYEAIHPEALNDLFTS
- a CDS encoding TATA-box-binding protein, with protein sequence MSSLTDSLSTENVVASTSLGQELDLDTLADDLDGVRFNPDQFPGLVYRTQQPQAASLIFRSGKLVCTGASSVSAVTAAIEQTFEELRGLGLNVPNEPDLTVQNIVSSGDLGFQLNLNAIAIGLGLEEVEYEPEQFPGLVYRADDLDVVVLLFGSGKLIITGGTRPKDAEHAIETVAAKLRDLGLLE